In one Desulfoferula mesophila genomic region, the following are encoded:
- a CDS encoding GGDEF domain-containing protein yields the protein MAVALFTLSLKGLGLLPQAISSTSTLPVATTLESVLLSLALADRVRSLRRQREEAKRNERRLRQLSLTDELTNLYNKRFLDSRLQSEVDHAIRSSQPLSVLALDVDHLKEFNDSLGHAAGDLVLITVAHVMRRQLRKSDFAIRTGGDEFVVIMPETDLEQARWAAERIRSSVHENDFQLKKGPPVCATISVGAAQHQGEETPADLLERADRAMYRAKQEGKNRVCESD from the coding sequence ATGGCCGTCGCCCTGTTCACCTTGTCCCTGAAAGGCCTGGGGCTTTTACCCCAAGCCATCTCCTCCACCAGCACCCTGCCCGTGGCCACCACCCTCGAATCGGTATTGTTGTCCCTGGCCCTGGCCGACCGGGTGCGCAGCCTGCGCCGCCAACGGGAGGAGGCCAAACGCAACGAGAGGCGCTTAAGGCAGCTGAGCCTCACCGACGAGTTGACCAATTTGTACAACAAGCGCTTTTTGGACAGCCGCCTGCAAAGTGAGGTGGACCATGCCATACGCTCATCCCAGCCCCTGTCGGTGCTGGCCTTGGATGTGGACCACCTCAAAGAGTTCAACGACAGCTTGGGCCACGCCGCGGGAGACCTGGTCTTGATCACCGTGGCCCATGTGATGCGCCGGCAACTGCGCAAAAGCGATTTTGCCATCCGTACCGGCGGTGACGAGTTCGTGGTGATAATGCCGGAGACCGACCTGGAGCAGGCTCGCTGGGCCGCCGAGCGCATACGCTCAAGTGTCCACGAGAACGACTTCCAGCTCAAGAAGGGGCCACCGGTGTGCGCCACCATCAGCGTGGGGGCCGCCCAGCACCAGGGAGAGGAAACCCCGGCCGACCTTTTGGAAAGGGCCGACCGAGCCATGTACCGGGCCAAGCAAGAAGGCAAAAACCGGGTGTGCGAGTCCGACTAG
- a CDS encoding mechanosensitive ion channel family protein, whose product MDWSWLEIKNLLDPSHWLGMIVLAVVLWFAAWVVSRLLGKLLGRSNWVMGHLGRRVDPTIIAYTRRLKTVIVYLGALLLYASLVPQLRGLLSTLVAGAGITALVVGFAAKGTLANLMAGFSLAIYRPIRIGDKVTLQDEYGTIEDITLRHTIVRTWENKRLIIPNEKIDSMSLVNHTIIDPKVLFRLELGVSYDTSIDLARRLILEEADKCPHRMPDDKAPEEPWVRVISHGDFSIGLRLYMWCPNVDEFWSARWWILEMVKKRFDAEGVEIPFPYRTLVYKKDLPPPRPGDGGEGGEKAG is encoded by the coding sequence TTGGACTGGAGCTGGCTGGAGATAAAGAACCTTCTCGATCCTTCCCATTGGCTGGGCATGATCGTCCTGGCGGTGGTGCTGTGGTTCGCCGCCTGGGTCGTCTCCCGGCTGTTGGGCAAGCTCCTTGGCCGCTCCAATTGGGTCATGGGCCACCTGGGCCGCCGGGTGGACCCCACCATCATCGCCTATACCCGCCGCCTCAAGACGGTGATCGTCTACCTGGGGGCCTTGCTGCTCTACGCCAGCCTGGTGCCCCAGCTCCGGGGCCTTTTGAGCACCCTGGTGGCCGGCGCGGGCATCACCGCCCTGGTGGTGGGCTTCGCGGCCAAGGGCACCCTGGCCAACCTGATGGCCGGTTTTTCCCTGGCCATTTACCGCCCCATCCGCATCGGCGACAAGGTGACGCTGCAAGATGAATACGGCACCATCGAGGACATCACCCTGCGCCACACCATCGTGCGCACCTGGGAAAACAAGCGCCTGATCATCCCCAACGAAAAAATCGACTCCATGAGCCTGGTGAACCACACCATCATCGACCCCAAGGTGCTGTTCCGCTTGGAGCTGGGGGTCAGCTACGACACCAGCATCGACTTGGCCCGCCGCCTCATCCTGGAGGAGGCCGACAAATGTCCCCACCGCATGCCCGACGACAAAGCCCCGGAAGAGCCCTGGGTGCGGGTCATCAGCCATGGCGACTTTTCCATCGGCCTCAGACTCTACATGTGGTGTCCCAACGTGGACGAGTTCTGGTCGGCCCGCTGGTGGATTCTGGAGATGGTCAAGAAACGCTTCGACGCCGAGGGCGTGGAAATTCCCTTCCCCTACCGCACCCTGGTCTACAAAAAAGACTTGCCCCCGCCCCGGCCGGGCGACGGGGGCGAGGGCGGCGAAAAGGCCGGTTAG
- a CDS encoding ATP-dependent 6-phosphofructokinase has protein sequence MHEDRHNITANQTEIPSLGPSKIGNPAAAMCGPDGTACRFIGENDRVLVYPYPQDIRGKKTPPSFELAGPRSKIYFDPPKLKAAIVTCGGMCPGINSLVRSIVLQLHYIYGVRNIVGVRFGLQGFIPKYGFQMMDLTPTVVEGIHGRGGSFLGMSRGPQPMEDIVDSLERQNIGLLFMIGGDGTLRAGQAIYEEISKRKIKIGVICIPKTIDNDISFVERSFGFETAVEASTGAIRGAHNEATGAPNGLGLVKLMGRLSGFVAAQATLALADVNFCLIPEVEFDLEGEHGLLTQIEKRLDDRGHGVVLVAEGAGQKLFEGKDLGTDPSGNPVLADIGVYLKMRITEYFKEKQKALTLKYIDPSYLIRSVPASSDDRVFTGFLGHHAVHAGMSGRTGMLVSTWGNHFVHVPITLAVGHRRRVDPQGGLWRAVREATGQPSLINSNGGA, from the coding sequence GTGCACGAGGACAGGCATAACATTACGGCCAACCAGACCGAGATCCCCTCCCTGGGCCCCTCCAAGATCGGCAACCCGGCGGCGGCGATGTGCGGGCCGGACGGCACCGCCTGCAGGTTCATCGGGGAAAACGACCGGGTTTTGGTATACCCCTACCCCCAGGACATCAGGGGCAAGAAGACGCCGCCCTCCTTTGAGTTGGCCGGACCGCGCAGCAAGATCTACTTCGACCCCCCCAAACTGAAGGCCGCCATTGTCACCTGCGGGGGCATGTGTCCGGGCATCAACTCCCTGGTCCGGTCCATCGTGCTGCAACTCCACTATATCTACGGGGTGCGCAACATCGTGGGGGTGCGTTTCGGCCTGCAGGGCTTCATCCCCAAGTACGGCTTCCAGATGATGGATCTGACTCCCACGGTGGTGGAGGGCATCCACGGCCGGGGCGGCTCCTTCCTGGGCATGAGCCGGGGGCCCCAGCCCATGGAGGACATCGTGGACTCCCTGGAGCGCCAAAACATAGGCCTGTTGTTCATGATCGGCGGCGACGGCACCCTACGGGCCGGCCAGGCGATATACGAAGAAATAAGCAAACGCAAAATCAAGATCGGGGTGATCTGCATCCCCAAGACCATCGACAACGACATCAGCTTCGTGGAGCGCTCCTTCGGCTTCGAGACCGCCGTGGAGGCCTCCACCGGGGCCATCCGGGGGGCCCACAACGAGGCCACCGGCGCACCCAACGGGTTGGGCCTGGTCAAGCTCATGGGCCGCCTCAGCGGCTTCGTGGCCGCCCAGGCCACCCTGGCCCTGGCCGACGTCAACTTCTGCCTGATTCCGGAGGTGGAGTTCGACCTGGAGGGCGAGCACGGCCTGTTGACCCAAATAGAAAAGCGCCTGGACGACCGGGGCCACGGGGTGGTGCTGGTGGCCGAGGGCGCGGGGCAAAAGCTTTTCGAGGGCAAGGACCTGGGCACCGACCCCAGCGGCAACCCGGTATTGGCCGACATCGGGGTCTATCTGAAGATGAGGATCACCGAGTATTTCAAGGAAAAGCAAAAGGCCCTGACCTTGAAGTACATCGACCCCAGCTACCTCATCCGCTCGGTGCCCGCCAGCAGCGACGACCGGGTGTTCACCGGCTTCCTGGGGCACCACGCGGTGCACGCGGGCATGAGCGGGCGCACCGGCATGCTGGTGTCCACCTGGGGCAACCACTTCGTGCACGTGCCCATTACCCTGGCCGTGGGGCACCGCCGCCGGGTGGACCCCCAGGGCGGCCTGTGGCGCGCGGTGCGCGAAGCCACCGGCCAGCCGTCGCTGATCAATTCCAACGGCGGCGCGTAG
- the recN gene encoding DNA repair protein RecN produces MLTYLGIKNFALIKSLGLEPGPGLTVLTGETGAGKSIILAAVSMLIGQRAASDLIRAGSEQAVLEAQFVLDPASDPALRLAGEGMEGAEGELVVRRLVNREGRNRVQVNGNLATLGLLADLGPELVSVVGQHASQALLKSEEQLWLLDAFGGLEERAQQVGRAVAAVRELDRELEDRRRAQAQREQRRRELEELVKELEAANLDPEEEAALKAERNLMVNSQEIADLARQAHQGLYAADGSALEMLDRNRAGLAQLAELDPGMKEAAARLEEAFYLLEDVAHQVRDYEAGLNFDPYRLEWLEERLHGIRRLTRRYGGDVSGALETLAQAKEDLAGLDSGEQRLEELAARREQALGEALELARELSGERRAAAQRLGRAAETELAQLSLAACRLRVDFNQPGGAALDTEAGPLGSRGLEQAEILIAPNPGEGFRPLRRIASGGELSRMLLALRTLVARRHGAPTLIFDEVDAGIGGATGSAVGQKLAALATAGQVICITHLPQIAAWADRHYAVEKTVSDGRTATRLSLLDEDGRLDELSRMLAGGGPQSTARQHAGQLLESARQAKKSL; encoded by the coding sequence ATGCTTACCTACCTGGGCATAAAGAACTTCGCGCTCATCAAGTCCCTGGGGCTGGAGCCGGGGCCGGGGCTGACCGTGCTCACCGGCGAGACCGGGGCGGGCAAGTCCATCATCCTGGCGGCGGTGAGCATGCTCATCGGCCAGCGGGCCGCCTCGGACCTGATACGCGCCGGTTCGGAGCAGGCGGTGCTGGAGGCCCAGTTCGTGCTGGACCCGGCCAGCGATCCGGCCCTGCGCCTGGCCGGCGAGGGGATGGAGGGGGCGGAGGGCGAACTGGTGGTGCGCCGCCTGGTGAACCGCGAGGGCCGCAACCGGGTGCAGGTGAACGGCAACCTGGCCACCCTGGGGCTTTTGGCCGACCTGGGGCCCGAGCTGGTCAGCGTGGTGGGCCAGCACGCCTCCCAGGCCCTGCTAAAAAGCGAGGAGCAGCTCTGGCTGCTGGACGCCTTCGGCGGCCTGGAGGAGCGGGCCCAACAGGTGGGGCGGGCGGTGGCCGCGGTGCGCGAGCTGGACCGGGAGCTGGAGGATCGGCGCAGAGCCCAGGCCCAGCGCGAGCAGCGCCGCCGGGAGCTGGAAGAGCTGGTCAAGGAGTTGGAGGCGGCGAACCTGGACCCGGAGGAAGAGGCGGCCCTCAAGGCCGAGCGCAACCTCATGGTCAACTCCCAGGAGATCGCCGATCTGGCCCGCCAGGCCCACCAGGGGCTCTACGCGGCCGACGGCTCGGCCCTGGAAATGCTGGATCGCAACCGCGCGGGGTTGGCCCAGCTGGCCGAGCTGGACCCCGGCATGAAGGAGGCCGCCGCTCGTCTGGAAGAGGCTTTCTACCTCTTGGAAGACGTGGCCCACCAGGTGCGCGACTACGAGGCGGGCCTCAACTTCGATCCCTATCGCCTGGAGTGGCTGGAGGAGCGCTTGCACGGCATCCGCCGCCTTACCCGGCGCTACGGCGGGGACGTGAGCGGGGCCTTGGAGACCCTGGCCCAGGCCAAGGAGGATCTGGCCGGCCTGGACAGCGGCGAGCAGCGTTTGGAAGAGCTGGCGGCCCGGCGGGAGCAGGCCCTGGGCGAGGCCCTGGAGTTGGCCCGGGAGCTGAGTGGGGAGCGCCGCGCGGCCGCCCAGCGCCTGGGCCGGGCCGCCGAGACCGAACTGGCCCAGCTCAGCCTGGCCGCCTGCCGCCTGCGGGTGGATTTCAACCAGCCCGGAGGCGCGGCCCTGGACACCGAGGCCGGCCCCCTGGGCTCGCGCGGGTTGGAGCAGGCCGAGATACTCATCGCCCCCAACCCCGGCGAGGGCTTTAGGCCCCTCAGGCGCATCGCCAGCGGCGGGGAGCTGTCGCGCATGCTCCTGGCCCTGCGCACCCTGGTGGCCCGCCGCCACGGCGCGCCCACCCTTATCTTCGACGAGGTGGACGCGGGCATCGGCGGGGCCACCGGCTCGGCGGTGGGGCAAAAGCTGGCTGCCCTGGCCACGGCGGGGCAGGTGATCTGCATCACCCATCTGCCCCAGATCGCCGCCTGGGCCGACCGTCACTATGCGGTGGAAAAAACGGTGAGCGACGGGCGGACCGCCACTCGTCTCAGCCTGTTGGACGAGGACGGCCGCCTGGACGAACTAAGCCGCATGCTGGCCGGGGGCGGGCCCCAGTCCACCGCCCGGCAGCACGCCGGGCAGCTTCTGGAGTCGGCCCGCCAGGCCAAAAAGAGTCTCTAG
- a CDS encoding iron-containing alcohol dehydrogenase: protein MSTIFTNEGIRRLVFGQGAAARLGEELTLLGAKQALVVIDPALAGAEAVGPALESLKTAGVAYEVFSDLTREPEPAEADAAAALGKKLGAQAVVGIGGGSALDLAKAAGVLITNPGQATDYVGLDLVKEPGVPVICLPTTAGTGSEVTFTAVFTRRSDKFKGGINGSLLYPHAAILDPLLTVSCPPYVTAITGMDALTHAMEAYTSLAATPLSDLNALAAIELIGRHLAPAVAHGGNLEAREGMLLASHLAGLALAQAGVGAVHAMAYPLGAFYDIPHGEANALLLPYVLRYNLMACPERFAAMAYTLAELPEDLSTMEAAAACVEEVADLSAMVGIPTSLRQLKVPEDSVPAMAEKAMTVARPIANNPRRVSAEDLEIIYREAFV from the coding sequence ATGTCCACGATTTTTACCAATGAAGGCATCCGCCGCCTGGTGTTCGGCCAGGGCGCGGCGGCGCGTTTGGGCGAGGAACTGACCCTTTTGGGGGCCAAGCAGGCCCTGGTGGTCATAGACCCTGCGCTGGCCGGGGCCGAAGCGGTGGGGCCCGCCCTGGAGAGCCTGAAAACGGCCGGGGTGGCTTATGAGGTCTTCAGCGACCTGACCCGCGAGCCCGAGCCGGCCGAGGCCGACGCCGCCGCCGCCCTGGGCAAAAAGTTGGGCGCCCAGGCCGTGGTGGGCATCGGCGGGGGCAGCGCCCTGGACCTGGCCAAGGCCGCGGGGGTGCTCATCACCAACCCCGGCCAGGCCACCGACTACGTGGGCCTGGATCTGGTCAAAGAGCCCGGCGTGCCGGTTATCTGCCTGCCCACCACCGCGGGTACCGGCAGCGAGGTGACCTTCACCGCCGTGTTCACCCGGCGCTCCGACAAGTTCAAGGGCGGCATCAACGGCAGCCTGCTCTATCCCCACGCGGCCATCCTGGACCCGTTGCTCACCGTGAGCTGCCCGCCTTACGTCACCGCCATCACCGGCATGGACGCCCTGACCCACGCCATGGAGGCCTACACCAGCCTCGCGGCCACCCCCCTGAGCGATCTGAACGCCCTGGCGGCCATCGAGCTGATCGGTCGGCACCTGGCCCCGGCCGTGGCCCACGGCGGCAATCTGGAGGCCCGCGAGGGCATGCTGCTGGCCTCCCACCTGGCCGGTCTGGCCCTGGCCCAGGCCGGGGTCGGCGCGGTGCACGCCATGGCCTATCCCCTGGGCGCCTTCTACGACATACCCCACGGCGAGGCCAACGCCCTGCTGCTACCTTACGTGCTGCGCTACAACCTCATGGCCTGCCCGGAGCGCTTCGCCGCCATGGCCTACACCCTGGCCGAGCTGCCCGAGGACCTGAGCACCATGGAGGCGGCGGCCGCCTGCGTGGAGGAGGTCGCCGACCTGAGCGCCATGGTGGGCATCCCCACCAGCCTGCGCCAGCTCAAGGTGCCCGAGGACTCGGTGCCCGCCATGGCCGAAAAAGCCATGACCGTGGCCCGGCCCATCGCCAACAACCCCCGCCGGGTCAGCGCCGAGGACCTGGAGATCATCTACCGCGAAGCCTTTGTGTAG
- a CDS encoding acylphosphatase, whose translation MTEVRAVALISGRVQGVWFRASTQRQARALGLAGYVRNLPLRKVEAVFQGPREAVEQALAWCRQGPPGAEVREVRVSWLDADPALKGFEIRY comes from the coding sequence ATGACCGAGGTAAGAGCCGTGGCCCTCATATCGGGCAGGGTGCAGGGGGTCTGGTTTAGGGCCTCCACCCAACGTCAGGCCCGGGCCCTGGGCTTGGCGGGCTATGTGCGCAACCTGCCCCTGCGCAAGGTGGAGGCGGTTTTCCAGGGACCTCGGGAAGCGGTGGAGCAGGCCCTGGCCTGGTGCCGCCAGGGCCCGCCCGGCGCCGAGGTGCGCGAGGTCCGGGTGAGCTGGCTGGACGCCGACCCCGCCTTGAAAGGCTTCGAGATACGCTATTGA
- the ligA gene encoding NAD-dependent DNA ligase LigA codes for MSMTSQQASQRIAELSAELRRYNRLYYLENKSEVADAVYDRKLAELQELEAAFPELALPDSPTQTVGAPLKSSFAAVRHYQPMLSLESKVEFEVVSDLFKRLDQAGRSDAELLAQPKIDGLSVELVYRQGLFSVGSTRGDGTTGEDITPNLRTLEDIPDFIADAPERVVVRGEVYMDRTGFLELNRGLVERGGEGFANPRNAAAGSLRQLDPTVTATRPLKFFPFELSNAEELGFASDSEALARLVEWSFPDNAEHQKLGKGPEFIEDFHASYDQNRDGLDFEIDGVVVKVNDLALRREMGTRSRTPRWAVAWKFPPRQEETEVRDVVVQVGRTGKLTPVALMMPVDVGGVTVSRATLHNFEIVKNLDVRIGDTVRIVRAGDVIPKVVEVVKQGQPRGALLEPPEKCPVCGTPVEQAQKVVRHTKKGTEREVGANHICPNHISCPAQIKGALRHYSSRGAMDIESLGEKRVVQLMDQGLLTDLLSLYHLAEHRQELESLEGWGALSADNLLKSIEATRGAPLARFLYALGIPNVGEATARDLANELGSYQRVTQASPEELVAVPGVGPEVARGVVKFFGLEQSRRMADALAAEVKPAEVQGAGQKRDLPWQGLSVVFTGALEGLSREEASEMVRALGGKVSSSVSAKTSLVVLGADPGSKADKARDLGVETIGLEEFRRRVAQASGQKAPAAPSDSPGPLFAPREER; via the coding sequence ATGAGCATGACCAGCCAACAGGCCTCCCAGCGCATCGCCGAGCTGTCGGCCGAGCTGCGCCGTTACAACCGCCTCTACTATCTCGAAAACAAAAGCGAGGTGGCCGACGCGGTCTACGACCGCAAGCTGGCCGAGCTGCAGGAGCTGGAAGCCGCCTTCCCCGAGCTGGCCCTGCCCGACTCCCCCACCCAGACCGTGGGCGCGCCCCTCAAGAGCAGCTTCGCGGCGGTGCGCCACTACCAGCCCATGCTCTCCCTGGAGTCCAAGGTGGAGTTCGAGGTGGTGAGCGACCTGTTCAAGCGGCTGGACCAGGCCGGGCGCTCCGACGCCGAGCTTTTGGCCCAGCCCAAGATCGACGGCCTGTCGGTGGAGTTGGTCTATCGCCAGGGGCTGTTCAGCGTGGGCTCCACCCGAGGCGACGGGACCACCGGCGAGGACATCACCCCCAACCTGCGCACTCTGGAAGACATCCCGGATTTCATCGCCGACGCCCCCGAAAGAGTGGTGGTGCGCGGCGAGGTGTACATGGACCGAACGGGCTTTTTGGAGCTCAACCGGGGCCTGGTGGAGCGCGGCGGCGAGGGTTTCGCCAACCCGCGCAACGCGGCCGCCGGCAGCCTGCGCCAGCTCGATCCCACGGTAACCGCCACCCGCCCCCTGAAGTTCTTTCCCTTTGAGCTGAGCAACGCCGAGGAGCTGGGCTTCGCCAGCGACTCCGAGGCCCTGGCCCGCCTGGTGGAATGGAGCTTCCCCGACAACGCCGAGCACCAGAAGCTGGGCAAAGGCCCCGAGTTCATCGAAGACTTCCACGCCTCCTACGACCAGAACCGCGACGGGCTTGATTTCGAGATCGACGGGGTGGTGGTCAAGGTCAACGACCTGGCCCTGCGCCGGGAGATGGGAACCCGTTCGCGCACCCCGCGCTGGGCCGTTGCCTGGAAGTTCCCGCCCCGCCAGGAGGAGACCGAGGTGCGCGACGTGGTGGTCCAGGTGGGGCGCACCGGCAAGCTCACCCCCGTGGCCCTGATGATGCCCGTGGACGTGGGCGGGGTCACGGTGAGCCGGGCCACCCTGCACAACTTCGAGATCGTCAAGAACCTTGACGTGCGCATTGGCGACACGGTGCGCATCGTGCGCGCCGGCGACGTGATTCCCAAGGTGGTGGAGGTGGTCAAGCAGGGCCAGCCGCGGGGTGCCTTGCTGGAGCCCCCGGAAAAGTGCCCGGTGTGCGGCACGCCAGTGGAGCAGGCGCAAAAAGTGGTGCGCCACACCAAAAAGGGAACCGAGCGCGAGGTGGGGGCCAACCACATCTGCCCCAACCATATCTCCTGCCCCGCCCAGATCAAGGGGGCCCTGCGCCACTACTCCAGCCGGGGGGCCATGGATATCGAAAGCCTTGGCGAGAAGCGGGTGGTGCAGTTGATGGACCAGGGCTTGCTCACGGACCTGCTTTCCCTCTACCACCTGGCCGAGCACCGCCAGGAATTGGAAAGCCTGGAAGGCTGGGGAGCGCTGTCCGCCGACAATCTGCTCAAATCAATCGAGGCCACCCGAGGAGCCCCCCTGGCCCGCTTCCTTTACGCGCTGGGCATCCCCAACGTGGGCGAGGCCACGGCGCGAGATCTGGCCAACGAACTGGGCAGCTACCAACGGGTGACCCAGGCCAGCCCGGAGGAATTGGTCGCGGTGCCGGGAGTGGGGCCCGAGGTGGCGCGGGGCGTCGTTAAGTTTTTCGGGCTGGAGCAAAGCCGCCGCATGGCCGACGCCCTGGCCGCCGAGGTCAAGCCGGCCGAGGTTCAGGGCGCGGGGCAAAAACGCGACCTGCCCTGGCAGGGCCTGAGCGTGGTCTTCACCGGGGCTCTGGAGGGCCTGAGCCGGGAGGAGGCCAGCGAGATGGTGCGCGCCCTGGGCGGCAAGGTCAGCTCCAGCGTCAGCGCCAAAACCAGCCTGGTGGTGCTGGGGGCCGACCCCGGTTCCAAGGCGGACAAGGCCCGCGACCTGGGGGTGGAGACAATCGGCCTGGAGGAGTTCCGCCGCCGGGTGGCCCAGGCCAGCGGCCAAAAGGCCCCGGCCGCGCCCTCCGATTCGCCGGGCCCCTTGTTCGCCCCGCGGGAGGAACGATGA
- a CDS encoding DegT/DnrJ/EryC1/StrS family aminotransferase: MPGFEWLGKEETKAVNEVMQRGVLFRYEFADQRQGVYMVRRFEEEFAAYTGASHALAVTSGSAALKVALAAMGVGYGDEVITQGFTFVATWEAILDCGAKPVFCEVDESLCLDPEDLKKKITDKTRCIVPVHMMGAQARINEIMDIAKQAGIPVLEDTAQAAGCTLKGKHVGTFGAMGTFSFDSVKTLTCGEGGMVISNDPELYQNASEYHDHGHDHKPVGRGNEGRRFMGMNFRMMELQGALGVTQLAKLDKMVATQRANKAALKEALARVPGVSFRYLPDEAGDSATFLAWFHETPEAATRFAGLLAEEGVPAIPWGKNTWHAYPHWEHLHAGASLAKSGWPFDRPEGRAEYDADALPQTDAILSRCLSWQIMLGWDEARLKHMTEVINRVAAAM; the protein is encoded by the coding sequence ATGCCGGGATTCGAGTGGCTGGGTAAGGAAGAGACCAAGGCCGTAAACGAAGTGATGCAGCGGGGGGTGCTGTTCCGTTACGAGTTCGCCGACCAGCGCCAAGGGGTGTACATGGTGCGGCGCTTCGAGGAAGAGTTCGCCGCCTACACCGGCGCGTCCCACGCCCTGGCCGTCACCAGCGGCAGCGCGGCCCTCAAGGTGGCCCTGGCCGCTATGGGCGTCGGCTACGGCGACGAGGTCATCACCCAGGGCTTCACCTTCGTGGCCACCTGGGAGGCCATCTTGGACTGCGGGGCCAAGCCGGTGTTCTGCGAGGTGGACGAGAGCCTGTGCCTGGACCCCGAGGACCTCAAGAAGAAGATCACCGACAAGACCCGTTGCATCGTACCGGTGCACATGATGGGAGCCCAGGCCCGCATCAACGAGATCATGGACATCGCCAAACAGGCGGGCATCCCGGTGCTGGAAGACACCGCCCAGGCGGCGGGCTGCACCCTTAAGGGCAAGCACGTGGGCACCTTCGGGGCCATGGGCACCTTCAGCTTCGACTCGGTGAAGACCCTCACCTGCGGCGAGGGGGGCATGGTCATCAGCAACGACCCCGAGCTGTACCAGAACGCCAGCGAGTACCACGACCACGGCCACGACCACAAGCCGGTGGGCCGGGGCAACGAGGGCCGGCGTTTCATGGGCATGAACTTCCGCATGATGGAGCTGCAGGGGGCCCTGGGCGTGACCCAGTTGGCCAAGCTGGACAAGATGGTGGCCACCCAGCGGGCCAACAAGGCCGCCCTCAAGGAGGCCCTGGCCCGGGTTCCCGGGGTGAGCTTCCGTTATCTGCCCGACGAGGCCGGCGACTCGGCCACCTTCCTGGCCTGGTTCCACGAGACTCCCGAGGCCGCCACGCGCTTCGCCGGCCTCTTGGCCGAGGAGGGCGTGCCGGCCATCCCCTGGGGCAAGAACACCTGGCACGCCTATCCCCATTGGGAGCACCTGCACGCGGGCGCATCCCTGGCCAAGAGCGGCTGGCCCTTCGACCGGCCCGAGGGCCGGGCCGAGTATGACGCCGACGCGCTGCCCCAGACCGACGCCATCCTTTCCCGCTGCCTGAGCTGGCAGATCATGCTGGGCTGGGACGAGGCGCGCCTGAAGCACATGACCGAGGTAATCAACCGCGTCGCGGCGGCGATGTAG
- the kdsB gene encoding 3-deoxy-manno-octulosonate cytidylyltransferase produces MALHVIIPARYGSSRFPGKPLVKIAGRPMIQHVMERASRAQGVATVAVATDDERVARAVEAFGGKAIMTPEACRSGSDRVALAAQSLGLGDDELVANVQGDQPLLPPEVLEECAAPLLAEPELGLATPVVAITNPGEVPDPNHVKTVMDVRGNALYFSRLPVPFPRDGEETTYYKHLGVYVFRNSFLGLFASLPTGTLEQVEKLEQLRALEHGHPVRCVITRHDSPEVDRPGDALRVEGILLGGGQGD; encoded by the coding sequence ATGGCCCTGCACGTAATCATCCCGGCCCGCTACGGCTCCAGCCGCTTTCCGGGCAAGCCCCTGGTGAAGATCGCGGGCCGGCCCATGATCCAGCACGTCATGGAGCGGGCCTCCCGGGCCCAGGGGGTGGCCACCGTGGCCGTGGCCACCGACGACGAGCGGGTGGCCCGGGCGGTGGAGGCCTTTGGCGGCAAGGCGATCATGACCCCGGAGGCCTGCCGCAGCGGCAGCGACCGGGTGGCCCTGGCCGCCCAGTCTCTGGGCCTGGGCGACGACGAGCTGGTGGCCAACGTGCAGGGCGACCAGCCCCTGCTGCCGCCGGAGGTGCTGGAGGAGTGCGCCGCGCCCCTATTGGCCGAGCCTGAGCTGGGCCTGGCCACCCCGGTGGTGGCCATCACCAACCCCGGCGAGGTGCCCGACCCCAACCACGTCAAGACGGTGATGGACGTGCGCGGCAACGCCCTGTATTTCTCGCGCCTGCCGGTGCCCTTTCCCCGCGATGGCGAGGAGACCACCTATTACAAGCACCTGGGGGTCTACGTCTTTCGCAACAGCTTCCTCGGCCTCTTCGCTTCCCTGCCCACCGGCACCCTGGAGCAGGTGGAAAAGCTGGAGCAGCTGAGGGCCCTGGAGCACGGCCACCCGGTGCGCTGCGTGATCACCCGCCACGACTCGCCGGAAGTGGACCGCCCCGGCGACGCCCTCAGGGTGGAGGGAATCCTCCTGGGCGGCGGCCAGGGCGACTGA